The Sphingobacteriales bacterium nucleotide sequence AAGAAAATCTATTATTTAAGCAAAATTAACTAATTTATAAGAAATATAACATGAAAATTTTGGAGCAAAATGCAATTGTAGCCTTATCAACACCACAAGGAAATGGTGCAATTGCGATAATTAGAATTTCAGGCAATAATGCAATACAAATTTGTGATAAGATTTTCTTTGGCAAGCAATTGGCTGAGCAAGAGTCTCATACAATTCATTTTGGAATAATAAAAGATGCTAATGGCGAAAAAATAGATGAAGTTTTAGTTAGTATTTTTAAAAACCCTAATTCATATACAGGAGAAGATCTATGCGAAATATCATGCCATTGTTCAAATTATATTATTAGTAAAATAATACAATTAATTACTGAGAATGGTGCGATGCTAGCAAAAGCTGGAGAATTTACATTGCGTGCATTTATGAATGGTAAACTTGACTTAGCTCAGGCTGAAGCTGTTGCTGATATTATTGCATCTGATTCTGAAGCATCACATAGAATGGCCATGAAACAAATGCGTGGTGGAATTTCTAAAAAACTAAAATCATTAAGAACTGCTTTAATAGATTTTGCTGCATTAATAGAATTAGAATTAGATTTTGCTGAAGAAGATGTAGAGTTTGCTGATAGAACTAAATTAAAAAATACATTATTTGAACTTCTAAGTGAGCTAAACAATCTAATTCAATCATTTGCATATGGAAATGCAATAAAAAATGGAATAAAGGTTGCCATAGTTGGAAAACCAAATGCAGGGAAATCTAGTTGGATTAATGCATTGATGAATGATGAAGTTGCAATTGTATCAGAAATTGCTGGCACAACAAGAGATAAAATTGAATCGACATTAAATATTAATGGCATACAATTTAGACTAATTGACACAGCTGGAATTAGAGATACGGTAGATACAATAGAAAAAATAGGTGTGCAAAAAGCTTTGGAAACGATACAACAAGCAGCAATCATTCTTTATATTTTTGATATTACCAATTTAGATACAATAGACTTAGAAAAAGAACTTGCAGCTGTAAATAGGAACGAACATGTGCCATTAATCATCATTGCTAATAAATCTGATTTAGTACAAAAAATTTGAAAGACGATGACAAATTAAATACCTATAATAATATTCATATATCATCATCAAAAAACAATTCAGATATTCAAATGATAAAAGACAAACTATTTGAAACTGTAACACAAGACATAAAATCAAATCAAGAGAGCGTAATTGTATCCAATAGTAGACACTTGGAAGCATTGGAGCAATCTAAAATTGCTATTGAACAAATATTATTTAACTTAGATAGTTCAATTTCGACAGAACTAGTAACGCAAGATATAAAAATTGCATTAAGATACTTAGGATCAATCACTGGAGAAATAGATGTAGATAAAGACATATTAAATTCAATTTTCTCCAAGTTTTGTATCGGAAAGTAGTTATCTTTCTCTTATTTGCTAACTGCCTACTATTGTTGCATTTAATAATGTAGTTTCTTCTCTTTTTTGTTGCCCAATTGCACTTTATTGCTTATTTTTGTTGCCCAGTTGTTGCTCAAACAACAAATTTGTTGCCCAAAGGCACAAATTGAAAGGTACTGGTGAAATGATGCACCAATCAGCACCACCGAGCAACAACAGGCACTAATAAGCAACATATGAGTAGTACAATTAAAATTCCGAAATTCTGCCAACATTGTGGTCAGGCATTTGTTGCCCAAACCACTACAACTCGTTTTTGTGGTCATAAATGTGCCAGTAGAGCATACAAACAAAGAAAGCGAGAAGAGAAGGTTCAAACTACTCTATCCGACCAAATCAAATCCGTTACTTCTGCAAATTCCGAAAACCTGCAAAGTCTGCAAAGTTTGCCAATCAAAACAGGTAATTTTTTAAACCTTAGAGATAAAGAATTTTTAAGCGTTCAAGAAACTGCCATTTTATTAGGTGCAAGTCGTTGGACTATTCAAAGAATGATTCAAAGAGCCGAACTTAAAGCTGGCAAGTTGGGCAGGAGAACAATTATACCACGTTCCGAAATTGATAATCTTTTTAACTGATGAAGTATGAAAATAGCATTAAGACAACGTAAAAAGGGTAACAAGATTACCCTCTACCTTGACTACTACGACCAAGGAAAACGAGAGTATGAACATTTAGGTTTATACCTCACACCCGAACCCGACAAAGGAAGTTTAACCAAAGCACAAAAGGACGAGAACAAAAAAATCCTTGAATTGGCTGAGAGCATCCGAAGTAAAAGACATTTAGAAGTTCAAAACAGTATATACGGTTTCCGAGATAAGGAGAAATTGAAAGGCAGTTTCTTTGAGTTTTTTGATGCACTTACCGAAAAGAAAAAAGCCAGTTTGGGTAATTATGGCAATTGGAATGCTGTCCGTATTTTAGTAAAAGCCTATAATCCTAAAGATGTAACCTTTGAGCGATTAGATAAAGAATGGGTTGAAGGGTTCAAAGATTACCTGGACTATGAAGCCAAAACCAAAACAGGTGACGGAATTTCACTCAATACAAAATACAGCTACTTCAATAAATTAAGAGCTTCACTCAAACAGGCTTTAAAAGAGGGTCTTATTAAATTCAATCCATCTGAGCAAGTAGAACCATTTCCACAGGATGATGTAGAACGTGAATTTTTAACCCTTGAAGAATTACAAAAGTTAGCCAACACCCATTGCCGAAATGAAACGCTAAAGCGTATGTTCATTTTTTCTTGTTTGACTGGTTTAAGATGGTCGGATATTGAGAAACTAAAATGGTCAGAAGTTCAACATTCAGAAAACTTAGGCTACTTCATTCGTTTTCGTCAACAAAAAACCAATGGAGCAGAAACCTTACCCATTGCCGAAGAAGCAAGAGAATTATTAGGTGAACAAAAAGAACCAAAAGAAAAGGTCTTTACAGGGCTTAAATATGGCAACTGGAACAAAACCTACTTAAAGGATTGGTTAATTGATGCAGGCATCAATAAGCACATCACATTCCACTGTGCTCGTCATACTTACGCTACGCTTCAGTTGACTTTAGGCACAGACATTTACACCGTTTCAAAATTATTAGGGCATAAAAACCTTTCTACTACCGAGATATACGCAAAGGTTATCAACGAGAAAAAGGTAGAAGCTGCCACCAAAATCAAAATCAAATTATAAATATGGAAGCACCGCAAATATTTTTAGTAGAAGAACTTGAATTGAGAATATCAATTGAAGCAGTTGAGTACAAACATAAGTTTGACAACCTTTGGGAGCAATACAAATTCGACCCTGATTATTTCAACCGATTTATGGAAGGACCATTATTGAGTGAATTTGTTCAAACCATTTACAAAAGAACCCAACACCTCAACAACAATGAAATCAATAAATACCTTACGGTATCATTGAGCCAGTTTAAAACCCATAGTCCAAAGCTTCGCTTTGAAACTATGAAAGAACAGTATTATAGAGATTATTGGTTTCCTAATCCTGAACCAGACCATTATTCTAAAATGTCAGAGTATGAAAGCAAATATTTTGGTCACGTTTTTAAATGGTATGAGAAACATTTCCACCTATTCCAAGAAGCAACAGAACAAGCCCTACAAGACTTCAAAAAAGGCTATTTAGGTTCATTTGCCGACTTCTCTATTCAAGCCCAGCAAGAGCCTAAAGACAAACTAAAAACCAATCTTACTGTCAAAGAAATAGCCTATTTATTCAGGGCCTTGTATGATGAAGGTATCATTGAAGCAAAACACAAAACCGATATTTTCAACTTCATAGCTGAGAGCTTTTCATCCAAGCAAAAAGAAGATGTGAGTGCCAACTCTATCAAGAACGCTTTTGATGTTCCAGACTTTAATGCAGTTGATTTTTGGCAGGGAAAATTCATTCATTTAATGCAAAAAGCAAAAAAAGATAAAGAAAAATAAACAACCTAAATAACTGATAATAAACACAATAACATAGGGTTGCACAACCCTATGCAACTACCATAGCACCCATATAGTGCCTTGTTTTGCTTCCGTAATCATAAAAATATACAATGATGGAAGTAAATCAAATTCTCGAAAAGCTAAGTCAATTAGAACTAAAAATTGACGAGCAAAACCTACTTCAAAAAGAAGTACTCAATTTTAATGATGCCTGCAAGTATCTTGACATCAGTGCATCACATCTCTACAAGCTAACCTCACAAAAGCAAATCCCTCATTTTTGCCCACAGGGAAAAAAGCTCTATTTCAACCGACAAGAAATAGACGAATGGTTAATGCGTAATAAGCAGGAAACTTCAGAGGACAT carries:
- a CDS encoding helix-turn-helix domain-containing protein, whose amino-acid sequence is MSSTIKIPKFCQHCGQAFVAQTTTTRFCGHKCASRAYKQRKREEKVQTTLSDQIKSVTSANSENLQSLQSLPIKTGNFLNLRDKEFLSVQETAILLGASRWTIQRMIQRAELKAGKLGRRTIIPRSEIDNLFN
- a CDS encoding helix-turn-helix domain-containing protein gives rise to the protein MEVNQILEKLSQLELKIDEQNLLQKEVLNFNDACKYLDISASHLYKLTSQKQIPHFCPQGKKLYFNRQEIDEWLMRNKQETSEDIETAAANYLIRNKRK
- a CDS encoding site-specific integrase, which codes for MKIALRQRKKGNKITLYLDYYDQGKREYEHLGLYLTPEPDKGSLTKAQKDENKKILELAESIRSKRHLEVQNSIYGFRDKEKLKGSFFEFFDALTEKKKASLGNYGNWNAVRILVKAYNPKDVTFERLDKEWVEGFKDYLDYEAKTKTGDGISLNTKYSYFNKLRASLKQALKEGLIKFNPSEQVEPFPQDDVEREFLTLEELQKLANTHCRNETLKRMFIFSCLTGLRWSDIEKLKWSEVQHSENLGYFIRFRQQKTNGAETLPIAEEARELLGEQKEPKEKVFTGLKYGNWNKTYLKDWLIDAGINKHITFHCARHTYATLQLTLGTDIYTVSKLLGHKNLSTTEIYAKVINEKKVEAATKIKIKL